One Deinococcus aestuarii DNA segment encodes these proteins:
- the sufU gene encoding Fe-S cluster assembly sulfur transfer protein SufU: MLPETVARQIISDHGGRPRGKGEIAGAPHAALDNPGCGDQVTVWVQVEGGRLAGVSFTGRGCTISQSSASLLTQNLKGKTLEEVRTLSASYRAMVMGEAPPDPALGDLVALAGVSRLHARRKCALLAWNALEAALAEGQRA; this comes from the coding sequence GTGCTGCCGGAGACCGTCGCGCGCCAGATCATCTCCGACCACGGGGGGCGCCCGCGGGGCAAGGGCGAGATCGCGGGCGCCCCGCACGCCGCGCTCGACAATCCCGGCTGCGGCGATCAGGTGACGGTCTGGGTGCAGGTGGAGGGCGGACGGCTCGCCGGGGTGAGCTTCACCGGGCGCGGCTGCACGATCAGCCAGTCGAGTGCCAGCCTGCTCACCCAGAACCTGAAGGGCAAGACGCTGGAGGAGGTCCGCACCCTGAGCGCGAGTTACCGGGCGATGGTGATGGGCGAGGCGCCGCCCGACCCCGCGCTCGGCGACCTCGTGGCGCTGGCGGGGGTGAGCCGTCTGCACGCCCGGCGCAAGTGTGCGCTGCTGGCGTGGAACGCGCTGGAGGCGGCGCTGGCGGAGGGGCAGAGAGCATGA
- the folE gene encoding GTP cyclohydrolase I FolE — MTTYPTISAADEQLEVPGLSALTHDWLTAIGEDPEREGLERTPHRVAKAWSFLTAGYHKTLQDAAGDAVFAAEGSEMVLVKDIEFYSMCEHHMLPFYGRAHVAYIPDGKILGLSKFARIVDLYSRRLQVQERITTQIADAVEELLSPRGVAVLMEGVHLCMAMRGVQKQNSSTTTSAMRGLFKDDARTRAEFMSAVQSTLRSR, encoded by the coding sequence TTGACCACCTACCCGACGATCAGCGCCGCTGACGAGCAACTGGAAGTCCCCGGCCTGAGCGCCCTGACCCACGACTGGCTCACCGCCATCGGCGAGGACCCGGAGCGTGAGGGGCTGGAGCGTACGCCGCACCGCGTGGCGAAGGCGTGGAGCTTCCTGACCGCCGGATACCACAAGACGCTGCAAGACGCCGCCGGGGACGCCGTGTTCGCCGCCGAGGGGTCCGAGATGGTCCTCGTGAAGGACATCGAGTTCTATTCCATGTGCGAGCACCACATGCTGCCCTTTTACGGGCGGGCGCACGTCGCCTACATCCCCGACGGCAAGATTCTCGGCCTGAGCAAGTTCGCCCGGATCGTGGACCTGTACTCGCGGCGCCTCCAGGTGCAGGAGCGGATCACGACCCAGATCGCCGACGCGGTGGAGGAGTTGTTGAGTCCCCGGGGTGTGGCCGTGCTGATGGAGGGCGTCCACCTGTGCATGGCGATGCGCGGCGTGCAGAAGCAGAATTCGAGCACGACGACGAGCGCGATGCGCGGCCTCTTCAAGGACGACGCCCGCACCCGCGCCGAGTTCATGAGCGCGGTGCAGAGCACGCTGCGGAGCCGCTGA
- a CDS encoding adenylosuccinate synthase translates to MPGIAIIGAQWGDEGKGKITDFLAPQARYVVRYQGGANAGHTVTAGGQTFKLNLLPSGVLHPGTVSVLGDGMVIDPEKFLAERQNLLDGGLRPELRISDRAHLVLPHHKDVDGRRDFVGTTGRGIGPAYADRARRVGIRFGDLADDAVLRERVERLLEAKPNSTREAGWATVADALGYLLPIRDALLPFVSDTGAQLRQAIKGGENVLFEGAQATLLDLNYGTYPFVTSSHPTVGGILVGAGVNHKAVGKVYGVAKAFNTRVGHGPFVTEVFGEMEQRLRGDGSNPWDEFGTTTGRARRVGWLDLQLLRYAVDVNGLDGLVINKMDVLAGLETVRVCVEYDDSGQPVYRDLPGWASTDGVTSRETLPGAAQAYLDLIEETVNCPVVIFSCGPAREQTYGEVSWG, encoded by the coding sequence ATGCCTGGAATTGCGATCATCGGCGCGCAGTGGGGGGACGAGGGCAAGGGGAAGATCACCGACTTCCTCGCCCCACAGGCCCGGTACGTGGTGCGCTATCAGGGCGGCGCGAACGCCGGGCACACGGTCACGGCGGGGGGGCAGACCTTCAAGCTCAACCTGCTCCCGAGCGGCGTGCTGCACCCCGGCACGGTCAGCGTCCTCGGCGACGGCATGGTCATCGACCCCGAGAAGTTCCTCGCCGAGCGCCAGAACCTCCTCGACGGCGGCCTCCGCCCCGAACTGCGGATCAGCGACCGGGCGCACCTCGTGTTGCCCCACCACAAGGACGTGGACGGGCGCAGGGACTTCGTGGGCACCACCGGGCGCGGCATCGGCCCCGCCTACGCCGACCGGGCGCGGCGGGTGGGCATCCGCTTCGGCGACCTCGCCGACGACGCGGTGCTGCGCGAGCGGGTCGAGCGCCTCCTGGAGGCCAAGCCCAACTCCACCCGCGAGGCGGGCTGGGCGACCGTTGCCGACGCGCTGGGCTACCTCCTGCCCATCCGCGACGCGCTGCTGCCCTTCGTGAGCGACACCGGGGCACAGCTCCGCCAGGCGATCAAAGGCGGCGAGAACGTCCTTTTCGAGGGAGCGCAGGCGACCCTGCTCGACCTGAACTACGGCACCTACCCCTTCGTGACGAGCAGCCACCCCACGGTGGGCGGCATCCTGGTGGGGGCGGGCGTGAACCACAAGGCGGTCGGCAAGGTCTACGGGGTCGCCAAGGCGTTCAACACCCGCGTGGGCCACGGCCCCTTCGTCACCGAGGTCTTCGGGGAGATGGAACAGAGGCTGCGCGGCGACGGTTCCAACCCCTGGGACGAGTTCGGCACGACGACGGGCCGCGCCCGCCGGGTGGGCTGGCTCGACCTCCAGCTCCTGCGCTACGCCGTGGACGTGAACGGCCTCGACGGCCTCGTGATCAACAAGATGGACGTCCTCGCGGGCCTGGAGACGGTCAGGGTCTGCGTCGAGTACGACGACTCCGGCCAGCCCGTCTACCGCGACCTGCCCGGCTGGGCCAGCACGGACGGCGTGACCAGCCGCGAGACGCTGCCGGGGGCAGCCCAGGCGTACCTCGACCTGATCGAGGAGACGGTGAACTGCCCGGTCGTGATCTTCTCCTGCGGCCCGGCGCGCGAGCAGACGTACGGCGAGGTGAGCTGGGGCTGA
- a CDS encoding E3 binding domain-containing protein, with translation MERIAPLAKILAEANGIDWQNLRGSGGGGLIVEGDILAHLARIMSGEEEPPATPVDAPPPDWTGEDLSASLITPGLPSADALRGAGVDSDITAFVAQARTTPPAPTPALEDDALDFELDDDQADFAPAPLAAAPTPAWNFNAPAPVTPPPPVAASVPSQPFFPAVAASIPSEPAPAEPVPVAATAAPAATAGLSAGLGGLLSRLYQPAAPAPQPQPEPVQPPVAREPVLPGPQPTPAFQAPAAPEPRLPEPPALPLPDLPAQAPLSAPAPVAELPGAAPIPEAEAAPEAQPLVEEAQPAPAPALLPDAEASAPVQLADPAPAPRSFGTYLRRDVNVSPAADLRRQLAGALGQDVPLGLLVARAAQRHAAALGLGTVALQDLPAGEARTVAPGSLRDVLSTLDTLFGTPDLLVTDAGELDLDDLHLGHTVTLSVGRERGGRAALSLSGDVDPTRAARFLAEVAGALEAPIILVI, from the coding sequence ATGGAACGAATCGCTCCGCTCGCCAAGATCCTGGCGGAAGCAAACGGCATCGACTGGCAGAACCTGCGCGGCAGCGGCGGGGGCGGATTGATCGTCGAAGGAGACATCCTCGCCCACCTCGCGCGCATCATGAGCGGGGAAGAAGAACCCCCCGCCACCCCGGTGGACGCCCCCCCGCCCGACTGGACCGGCGAGGACCTCTCCGCCAGCCTGATCACCCCGGGCCTTCCCAGCGCCGACGCCCTCCGGGGCGCGGGCGTGGACTCGGACATCACCGCCTTCGTCGCCCAGGCCCGCACCACCCCCCCGGCCCCCACCCCCGCCCTGGAGGACGACGCCCTCGACTTCGAACTCGACGACGATCAAGCCGACTTCGCGCCCGCCCCGCTGGCGGCGGCCCCCACCCCGGCCTGGAATTTCAACGCCCCCGCTCCCGTGACGCCGCCCCCGCCCGTGGCCGCGAGCGTGCCCTCCCAGCCGTTCTTCCCCGCGGTTGCCGCGTCCATCCCCTCGGAGCCCGCCCCTGCCGAACCCGTCCCGGTCGCGGCCACGGCGGCCCCTGCGGCGACCGCGGGCCTCTCGGCGGGGCTGGGCGGCCTGCTCTCACGCCTGTACCAGCCCGCCGCCCCGGCCCCCCAACCCCAGCCCGAGCCCGTCCAGCCCCCGGTCGCGCGTGAGCCCGTCCTTCCCGGGCCGCAGCCCACCCCGGCGTTCCAGGCGCCCGCCGCGCCCGAACCCCGTCTGCCCGAGCCCCCCGCCCTGCCGCTGCCGGACCTGCCCGCGCAAGCCCCCCTGTCCGCCCCCGCCCCCGTGGCCGAGTTGCCCGGGGCTGCCCCCATCCCCGAGGCGGAAGCGGCCCCCGAAGCGCAGCCCCTGGTGGAGGAGGCCCAGCCCGCGCCGGCTCCGGCCCTGCTCCCGGACGCCGAGGCGTCGGCTCCCGTTCAGCTCGCCGACCCCGCCCCGGCCCCCCGCTCCTTCGGCACCTACCTGCGCCGGGACGTCAACGTCTCGCCCGCCGCCGACCTGCGCCGCCAGCTCGCGGGTGCCCTGGGACAGGACGTGCCGCTCGGCCTGCTCGTGGCCCGCGCCGCCCAGCGTCACGCGGCCGCCCTCGGGCTGGGCACGGTCGCCCTTCAGGACCTCCCGGCGGGCGAGGCGCGCACCGTGGCCCCCGGTTCCCTGCGGGACGTCCTGAGCACCCTGGACACCCTCTTCGGCACCCCCGACCTCCTCGTCACCGACGCGGGCGAACTCGACCTCGACGACCTGCACCTCGGGCACACCGTGACCCTCAGCGTGGGCCGTGAGCGGGGGGGCCGCGCTGCCCTGAGCCTGAGCGGCGACGTGGACCCCACCCGGGCCGCCCGCTTCCTCGCGGAGGTGGCCGGGGCGCTGGAGGCGCCGATCATCCTGGTGATCTGA
- a CDS encoding Glu/Leu/Phe/Val dehydrogenase family protein, translating to MQIFEEMQSRGHEALTLLHHAPSGLKAALAIHSTVLGPAIAGVRLRPLDEETALKGALALSESLTLKAALAGLNYGGGACVLMLPEVGVDDPHAREALFRALGRQVRPLESRVVLTEDIGVTPRDIAFVAQETPSTLGVNTDTSSVTGYGVYRGIKAAARSALGSESMRGVRVAVLGVGAVGRALAEHLHREGARLTVADTRPERAEALAGELDGVTVTGTGELLDVPCDIFSPCGYGHSIRSTEVPRLQCRLIAGGEHHPLTRRGEAAVKEAGIMYIPDFAINAAGLIAAATSSTPEQAAERVYATVSRIVATAEQYGKAPHVVARRMAERRIDLIGSLGTGGAVAGRGA from the coding sequence ATGCAGATATTCGAGGAGATGCAGTCGCGCGGGCACGAGGCCCTGACGCTTCTTCACCACGCGCCGAGCGGCCTCAAGGCGGCCCTGGCGATCCACTCGACCGTCCTGGGCCCGGCCATCGCGGGCGTGAGGCTGCGCCCCCTGGACGAGGAAACGGCCCTCAAGGGGGCGCTGGCGCTCAGCGAGAGCCTGACCCTCAAGGCCGCCCTCGCCGGGCTGAACTACGGCGGCGGCGCCTGCGTGCTGATGCTGCCGGAAGTCGGCGTGGACGACCCGCACGCGAGGGAAGCCCTCTTCCGCGCGCTGGGGCGCCAGGTCCGGCCGCTGGAGTCGCGCGTGGTCCTGACGGAAGATATCGGCGTGACCCCGCGCGACATCGCCTTTGTGGCGCAGGAGACGCCCTCTACGCTCGGCGTGAACACCGACACGAGCAGCGTGACGGGGTACGGGGTCTACCGCGGGATCAAGGCCGCCGCCCGCTCCGCGCTGGGCAGCGAGAGTATGCGCGGGGTGCGGGTGGCCGTGCTGGGGGTGGGGGCGGTCGGCCGCGCCCTCGCCGAACACCTCCACCGCGAGGGGGCCCGCCTGACCGTCGCCGACACCCGCCCCGAGCGGGCCGAGGCGCTGGCGGGCGAACTGGACGGCGTGACCGTGACGGGCACCGGGGAGCTGCTCGACGTGCCGTGCGACATCTTCTCGCCGTGCGGGTACGGGCACTCCATCCGCAGCACGGAGGTGCCCCGGCTGCAATGCCGCCTGATCGCGGGCGGCGAGCACCACCCCCTGACCCGCCGGGGCGAGGCGGCGGTGAAGGAGGCGGGCATCATGTACATCCCCGACTTCGCCATCAACGCGGCGGGTCTGATCGCCGCCGCCACCTCCTCCACCCCCGAGCAGGCCGCCGAGCGCGTCTACGCCACCGTCTCGCGCATCGTCGCCACCGCCGAGCAGTACGGCAAGGCCCCCCACGTCGTCGCCCGCCGCATGGCCGAGCGCCGCATCGACCTGATCGGCAGCCTGGGCACGGGCGGCGCGGTGGCGGGGAGGGGGGCGTGA
- the udk gene encoding uridine kinase, with the protein MTSPFVIGVAGGSGSGKTTVTRRVIETVGQGGVAVLGQDNYYRDQSDIPETARAGTNYDHPAAFDWLLLREHLGALLAGVPVEMPEYDFTRHTRSPRTTTVLPAPVVVLEGFFALYDEELRERMHLKVFVDADADVRFIRRLLRDTQERGRSPESVITQYLDYVRPMHLSFVEPTKRYADVIIPHGGMNEPALDMLAARIRTTI; encoded by the coding sequence ATGACCTCCCCCTTCGTCATCGGCGTGGCGGGGGGCTCGGGGAGCGGCAAGACGACCGTGACGCGGCGGGTGATCGAGACGGTGGGGCAGGGCGGGGTGGCGGTGCTGGGCCAGGACAACTACTACCGCGATCAGTCGGACATTCCCGAGACGGCGCGGGCGGGGACGAACTACGACCACCCGGCGGCCTTCGACTGGCTTCTCCTGCGCGAGCACCTCGGGGCGCTGCTCGCGGGCGTGCCCGTCGAGATGCCGGAGTACGACTTCACCCGCCACACCCGCTCGCCCCGGACGACGACCGTGCTCCCCGCGCCCGTCGTCGTGCTGGAGGGCTTTTTCGCCCTGTACGACGAGGAATTGCGGGAGCGGATGCACCTCAAGGTCTTCGTGGACGCCGACGCCGACGTGCGCTTCATCCGGCGGCTGCTGCGCGACACGCAGGAGCGCGGGCGCAGTCCCGAGAGCGTGATCACCCAGTACCTCGACTACGTGCGGCCCATGCACCTGAGCTTCGTGGAGCCCACCAAGCGCTACGCCGACGTGATCATCCCCCACGGCGGCATGAACGAGCCCGCGCTCGACATGCTCGCCGCGCGCATCCGCACGACGATCTGA